In Streptomyces sp. DG2A-72, one genomic interval encodes:
- a CDS encoding ABC transporter ATP-binding protein, translating to MDSNEHEHVIEVTDLRRVYGGGFEAVRGVTFSVARGELFALLGTNGAGKTSTVELLEGLAAPAGGRVRVLGHDPYADRGVVRPRTGVMLQEGGFPSELTVAETARMWAACTSGARPVDEALGLVGLVRRAGVRVKQLSGGERRRLDLALALLGNPEVLFLDEPTTGMDAEGRRDTWELVRSLREGGTTVLLTTHYLEEAEQLADRLAIMHEGRIAAAGAPAEVTASQPSRISFELPMGYFVGDLPPLGELGVSGHEVDGRVVRLRTQELQRTATGVLMWAARAGVELHRLDVRPASLEEAFLGIAREASDAPAAEKEYV from the coding sequence ATGGACTCAAACGAACACGAGCACGTGATCGAGGTCACCGACCTGCGGCGTGTGTACGGGGGCGGGTTCGAGGCCGTGCGCGGTGTCACCTTCTCCGTGGCCCGCGGCGAGCTCTTCGCACTCCTCGGCACCAACGGGGCCGGCAAGACGTCGACCGTCGAACTGCTGGAGGGGCTCGCCGCACCCGCCGGGGGCCGGGTGCGGGTGCTGGGCCATGACCCGTACGCCGATCGGGGCGTCGTACGACCGCGCACCGGGGTGATGCTGCAGGAGGGCGGGTTTCCGTCCGAGCTGACCGTCGCCGAGACCGCGCGGATGTGGGCGGCCTGCACGAGCGGGGCACGTCCGGTGGACGAGGCGCTGGGGCTGGTCGGGCTGGTGCGGCGGGCCGGCGTACGGGTGAAGCAGCTGTCCGGGGGTGAGCGGCGGCGCCTGGATCTCGCGCTGGCGCTGCTCGGCAACCCGGAGGTGCTGTTCCTGGACGAGCCGACGACCGGGATGGACGCCGAAGGACGCCGGGACACCTGGGAGTTGGTGCGGTCGCTGCGCGAGGGCGGTACGACCGTCCTGCTGACCACGCACTACCTGGAGGAGGCCGAGCAGCTCGCCGACCGGCTGGCGATCATGCACGAGGGGCGGATCGCGGCGGCCGGCGCGCCCGCCGAGGTGACGGCGTCACAGCCGTCCCGGATCTCCTTCGAGTTGCCCATGGGGTACTTCGTCGGGGATCTGCCGCCGCTCGGTGAGCTGGGGGTGAGCGGGCACGAGGTGGACGGGCGCGTCGTACGGCTGCGGACCCAGGAGCTGCAGCGGACCGCCACCGGGGTGCTGATGTGGGCCGCGCGGGCCGGGGTCGAGCTGCACCGCCTCGATGTGCGCCCGGCCTCGCTGGAAGAGGCGTTTTTGGGGATCGCCCGGGAGGCGTCCGACGCTCCCGCCGCCGAGAAGGAGTACGTGTGA
- a CDS encoding phosphoribosylaminoimidazolesuccinocarboxamide synthase, protein MSGFVEKPEPLQVPGLVHLHTGKVRDLYQNEAGDLVMVASDRISAYDWVLPTEIPDKGRVLTQLSLWWFDQVADLIPNHVLSTDLPAGAPAGWEGRTLICQSLQMIPVESVARGYLTGSGLAEYNESRTVCGLALPEGLSDGSELPAPIFTPATKAAVGEHDENVSYEEVARQVGADTAARLRQATLTVYGRGRAIARDRGIILADTKFEFGFDNGDLVLADEVLTPDSSRFWPADQWQPGRPQPSYDKQFVRDWLTSPESGWDRKSEQPPPALPQHVVDATRAKYLEAYERLTGTSWA, encoded by the coding sequence GTGTCCGGATTCGTTGAAAAGCCCGAGCCCCTCCAGGTTCCGGGTCTGGTACATCTGCACACCGGCAAGGTGCGCGACCTGTACCAGAACGAGGCGGGCGACCTCGTGATGGTCGCCAGCGACCGCATCTCCGCGTACGACTGGGTGTTGCCGACAGAGATCCCCGACAAGGGCCGTGTCCTCACCCAGCTCTCCCTGTGGTGGTTCGACCAGGTCGCCGACCTGATCCCCAACCACGTCCTGAGCACCGACCTGCCCGCCGGCGCCCCCGCCGGATGGGAAGGCCGCACCCTCATCTGCCAGTCCCTCCAGATGATCCCCGTCGAGAGCGTGGCCCGCGGCTACCTCACCGGCTCGGGCCTCGCCGAGTACAACGAGTCCCGCACCGTCTGCGGCCTCGCCCTCCCCGAGGGGCTGAGCGACGGCTCGGAGCTCCCCGCCCCGATCTTCACGCCCGCCACCAAGGCGGCCGTCGGCGAGCACGACGAGAACGTGTCGTACGAGGAGGTCGCCCGCCAGGTCGGCGCCGACACCGCCGCCCGGCTGCGCCAGGCCACCCTCACCGTCTACGGCCGCGGTCGCGCCATCGCCCGTGACCGCGGGATCATCCTGGCGGACACGAAGTTCGAGTTCGGCTTCGACAACGGCGACCTGGTCCTCGCCGACGAGGTCCTCACCCCGGACTCCTCCCGCTTCTGGCCGGCCGACCAGTGGCAGCCGGGGCGCCCGCAGCCGTCGTACGACAAGCAGTTCGTGCGTGACTGGCTGACCTCGCCGGAGTCCGGCTGGGACCGCAAGAGCGAGCAGCCGCCGCCGGCGCTGCCCCAGCACGTGGTGGACGCGACTCGCGCCAAGTACCTGGAGGCCTACGAGCGGCTGACGGGCACGAGCTGGGCATGA
- a CDS encoding sensor histidine kinase, translating to MRGPERWWRGKSTPAKVETYTRWSYHSLPAVEIATAGLAVFGDAGLKLAGWLFVTVCAHALLGTVTVARALDWTRGRRPQPLRLLWALGVVTALIAAGALLLADISSGDSDADAAAGGLFATVVISGVGIIALGIRGRRSVLMLVAGFTAGAGLVALLLDAPAGAALGTSVAVLAGSGFLAFASVFSVWLLNAVYALDDARETRTRLAVAEERLRFGRDLHDVMGRNLAVIALKSELAVQLARRGRPEAVEQMIEVQRIAHETQREVRDVVRGYRESDLSVELAGAQGVLTAAGIDCEVSGSIEGLPVDVQSALGWVVREATTNVLRHGDAGRCEVSVRMREGRVALTVENDGARTASGSGGSGLAGLRERLAAVDGTLEAGRVREGVFRLVAEVPVTTAVVSGVAS from the coding sequence ATGCGGGGGCCGGAGCGCTGGTGGCGGGGGAAGAGCACGCCGGCGAAGGTGGAGACGTATACACGGTGGTCGTACCACAGCCTCCCGGCGGTCGAGATCGCGACCGCCGGGCTGGCCGTCTTCGGCGACGCGGGGCTCAAGCTCGCGGGGTGGCTGTTCGTGACAGTGTGCGCGCATGCCCTGCTCGGCACAGTCACCGTTGCCCGGGCACTCGACTGGACGCGCGGGCGTCGCCCGCAACCCCTGCGGCTGCTGTGGGCGCTGGGGGTGGTCACGGCCCTGATCGCGGCCGGCGCGCTGCTCCTCGCCGATATCAGCTCTGGCGACTCCGACGCCGACGCCGCGGCCGGCGGCCTCTTCGCCACGGTGGTGATCTCCGGTGTCGGCATCATCGCGCTCGGCATCCGCGGCCGGCGGAGTGTGCTGATGCTTGTGGCGGGTTTCACCGCGGGCGCCGGTCTTGTGGCGCTCCTGCTGGATGCCCCCGCGGGCGCCGCGCTGGGCACGTCCGTCGCGGTCCTGGCCGGGTCCGGCTTCCTCGCCTTCGCGTCTGTCTTCTCCGTCTGGCTGCTCAACGCCGTCTACGCACTCGACGATGCCCGGGAGACCCGCACCCGGCTCGCCGTCGCCGAGGAGCGGCTCCGCTTCGGGCGGGATCTGCATGACGTGATGGGGCGGAATCTCGCGGTGATCGCGTTGAAGAGCGAGCTGGCCGTGCAACTGGCACGGCGGGGGCGGCCGGAGGCCGTGGAACAGATGATCGAGGTGCAGCGGATCGCGCATGAGACACAGCGGGAGGTGCGGGATGTCGTACGGGGATATCGGGAATCCGATCTTTCGGTCGAACTCGCCGGTGCGCAGGGGGTGTTGACGGCGGCCGGGATCGACTGCGAGGTGTCCGGCTCGATCGAGGGACTGCCGGTCGACGTGCAGTCGGCGCTCGGGTGGGTGGTGCGTGAGGCGACGACGAATGTGCTGCGGCATGGGGACGCCGGGCGCTGTGAGGTGTCCGTGCGGATGAGGGAGGGGCGGGTGGCACTGACCGTGGAGAACGACGGGGCCCGTACGGCGTCCGGCTCCGGTGGTTCGGGGCTGGCGGGGCTGCGGGAGCGGCTGGCGGCGGTGGACGGGACGCTGGAGGCGGGACGGGTGCGGGAAGGCGTGTTCCGGCTGGTGGCCGAGGTGCCGGTGACTACGGCTGTGGTCAGTGGGGTCGCTTCATGA
- a CDS encoding response regulator transcription factor, producing MTVRLLLADDEHLIRGALAALLALEDDLLIVAEAATGPEALAMARAHAPDVAVLDLQMPGADGVKVATSLRTELPECQVLIVTSHGRPGHLKRALAAGVRGFVPKTVSAQRLAEVIRTVHAGNRYVDPELAADAISAGDSPLTAREAEVLELAADGAPVSEIAERAALSQGTVRNYLSSAVSKLGAENRHAAVRLARERGWV from the coding sequence ATGACCGTCCGGCTGCTGCTCGCCGACGACGAGCACCTCATCCGGGGCGCACTCGCCGCGCTGCTCGCGCTGGAGGACGATCTCCTGATCGTTGCCGAGGCGGCCACCGGACCGGAGGCGCTGGCGATGGCCCGGGCGCATGCGCCGGACGTCGCCGTGCTCGATCTTCAGATGCCCGGCGCCGACGGTGTGAAGGTCGCCACATCGCTACGGACCGAACTGCCGGAGTGCCAGGTGCTGATCGTGACCAGTCATGGCCGGCCGGGGCATCTGAAGCGGGCGCTCGCGGCCGGTGTGCGCGGGTTCGTCCCGAAGACGGTGAGCGCGCAGCGGCTCGCGGAGGTCATCCGTACGGTGCACGCCGGGAACCGTTACGTCGACCCGGAGTTGGCCGCCGACGCGATCTCCGCCGGGGACTCGCCGCTGACCGCGCGCGAGGCCGAGGTGCTGGAACTCGCCGCCGACGGGGCGCCCGTATCGGAGATCGCGGAGCGGGCCGCGCTGTCGCAGGGGACCGTACGGAACTATCTGTCGTCGGCCGTCTCCAAGCTCGGGGCGGAGAACCGGCATGCGGCGGTACGGCTCGCGCGTGAGCGAGGTTGGGTATAG
- a CDS encoding DNA polymerase III subunit gamma and tau: MSSLALYRRYRPESFAEVIGQEHVTDPLQQALRNNRVNHAYLFSGPRGCGKTTSARILARCLNCEQGPTPTPCGECQSCRDLARNGPGSIDVIEIDAASHGGVDDARDLREKAFFGPAGSRYKIYIIDEAHMVTSAGFNALLKVVEEPPEHLKFIFATTEPEKVIGTIRSRTHHYPFRLVPPGTLREYLAEVCGRENIPVEDGVLPLVVRAGAGSVRDSMSVMDQLLAAAGADGVTYAMAISLLGYTDTSLLDSVVEAFATGDGAAAFEVVDRIIEGGNDPRRFVADLLERLRDLVILAAVPDAVEKGLIDAPADVLERMQAQAGTFGAAELSRAADLVNEGLTEMRGATSPRLQLELICARVMLPAAYGDERSVMARLDRLERGVNFSAGGGAPAMGYVPGPEAHGGAGEGTGPMGASAPPVPPGGGAAAARAAVRGSGSGGSGAGSVVATDPDSGTTSAAGSVPPAAAGPGGGPSGGGQPQHGQQTQQPHQTQQPHQSQQPQQPQPGQGAPSHAPASAPGAWPTATPAGGGRRPGGWPTATPAGGGQPPAAPGTPPPASTPTPAPPAATPASTPAPGGLDPRMLWPNILETVKNRRRFTWILLSQNAQVVGFDGTTLQLGFVNAGARDNFASSGSEDVLRQALAEQFNVQWKIEAVVDPSGGSAPPQSAGSSGFNGGGGYGGGGSAGGSGHGGSGATTPPRPASPQPAPTPTSPAPTSPTSTPAPATPGPRSSSAPAPASSTPEPPPVSPEDDIPEDDDPDLDESALSGHELIVKELGATVVEEFTNE, from the coding sequence GTGTCGTCTCTTGCGCTGTACCGCCGCTATCGCCCGGAGTCGTTCGCCGAGGTCATCGGGCAGGAGCATGTAACCGACCCGCTGCAGCAGGCGCTGCGGAACAACCGGGTCAATCACGCGTACCTGTTCAGCGGTCCGCGCGGATGCGGCAAGACGACGAGTGCGCGGATTCTGGCGCGGTGCCTGAACTGCGAGCAGGGGCCCACGCCCACCCCGTGCGGTGAGTGCCAGTCCTGCCGGGATCTTGCTCGGAACGGGCCAGGTTCCATCGATGTCATCGAGATCGACGCCGCTTCGCACGGTGGTGTCGATGATGCGCGTGACCTGCGGGAGAAGGCCTTCTTCGGACCCGCCGGCAGCCGCTACAAGATCTACATCATCGACGAGGCCCACATGGTCACGTCGGCCGGTTTCAACGCGCTGCTGAAGGTCGTCGAGGAGCCGCCGGAGCATCTCAAGTTCATCTTCGCCACCACCGAGCCCGAGAAGGTCATCGGGACGATTCGGTCGCGGACCCATCACTATCCGTTCCGGCTCGTTCCGCCGGGGACGCTGAGGGAGTACCTCGCCGAGGTGTGCGGGCGGGAGAACATTCCCGTCGAGGACGGTGTGCTGCCGCTGGTCGTGCGCGCCGGGGCCGGGTCCGTGCGTGACTCCATGTCCGTCATGGACCAACTGCTCGCCGCGGCCGGTGCCGACGGTGTGACGTATGCCATGGCCATCTCGCTGCTCGGCTACACGGACACTTCGCTGCTCGACTCCGTCGTCGAGGCCTTCGCCACAGGAGACGGGGCCGCCGCCTTCGAGGTCGTCGACCGCATCATCGAGGGGGGCAACGACCCGCGTCGCTTCGTCGCCGATCTGCTGGAGCGGCTGCGGGACCTGGTGATCCTCGCCGCCGTTCCGGATGCGGTGGAGAAGGGGCTCATCGATGCCCCCGCCGACGTGCTCGAGCGGATGCAGGCCCAGGCCGGCACCTTCGGCGCCGCCGAACTCAGCCGCGCCGCCGACCTCGTCAACGAGGGCCTGACCGAGATGCGGGGTGCCACCTCCCCCCGACTCCAGCTCGAACTGATCTGCGCGCGCGTAATGCTGCCCGCCGCATACGGGGACGAGCGGTCGGTGATGGCCCGCCTCGACCGGCTGGAGCGCGGCGTGAACTTCTCGGCCGGGGGCGGGGCGCCCGCCATGGGGTATGTGCCCGGGCCCGAGGCGCACGGCGGTGCGGGTGAGGGGACGGGGCCCATGGGTGCTTCGGCTCCTCCGGTTCCTCCGGGGGGCGGTGCCGCTGCGGCTCGGGCTGCCGTGCGGGGCTCCGGCTCCGGTGGTTCTGGGGCGGGTTCGGTGGTTGCGACCGATCCGGACAGTGGTACGACGTCGGCGGCTGGGTCGGTTCCGCCTGCCGCCGCCGGCCCGGGCGGCGGACCTTCCGGTGGCGGTCAGCCGCAGCACGGCCAGCAGACCCAGCAACCGCATCAGACCCAGCAACCGCATCAGAGCCAACAGCCTCAACAGCCCCAGCCTGGTCAGGGCGCACCCAGCCATGCCCCTGCCTCAGCCCCCGGCGCCTGGCCCACCGCCACTCCCGCGGGCGGCGGCCGACGCCCCGGCGGCTGGCCGACGGCGACCCCGGCGGGCGGCGGGCAACCCCCGGCCGCCCCGGGCACACCCCCACCCGCGTCCACGCCCACTCCCGCCCCACCGGCCGCCACCCCCGCATCCACCCCGGCACCCGGCGGCCTCGACCCCCGCATGCTCTGGCCCAACATCCTCGAGACCGTCAAGAACCGCCGTCGCTTCACCTGGATCCTGCTCAGCCAGAACGCCCAGGTGGTCGGCTTCGACGGCACCACCCTCCAACTCGGCTTCGTCAACGCCGGTGCGCGGGACAACTTCGCGAGCAGCGGCAGCGAGGACGTGCTGCGACAGGCGCTGGCCGAGCAGTTCAACGTCCAGTGGAAGATCGAGGCCGTCGTCGACCCGTCGGGCGGCTCGGCACCCCCACAGTCGGCAGGCTCCTCCGGCTTCAACGGCGGCGGTGGCTACGGCGGTGGAGGCAGCGCCGGTGGAAGTGGCCATGGCGGCAGCGGGGCTACGACGCCCCCGCGCCCGGCGTCCCCCCAGCCCGCGCCTACGCCCACCTCGCCCGCACCCACCTCGCCCACGTCCACCCCGGCTCCCGCCACCCCTGGACCCAGGTCCTCGTCCGCGCCCGCGCCCGCGTCGTCCACTCCGGAGCCACCCCCCGTCTCCCCCGAGGACGACATCCCGGAGGACGACGACCCGGACCTCGACGAGTCGGCCCTCTCCGGCCACGAGCTCATCGTGAAGGAGCTGGGGGCGACGGTGGTGGAGGAGTTCACGAACGAGTAG
- a CDS encoding N,N-dimethylformamidase beta subunit family domain-containing protein: protein MASQQIRRWESGALAHAVTDPFGQGPVPWLRGSETYFDDTGQVVPWYVDPSPAQPTGENPRVPAPRSATGGGPRAADDVKRQIKGFASTGAVAPGEAIDFHITVDPPQEFGVDVYRIGHYGGDGAAKITTSPRLSGIVQPPPLTADRTVSCHHWWLSWRLQIPSYWSIGAYVAVLTTADGYRSHVPFTVRDNHPADLLLLLPDITWQAYNLYPEDGRTGASLYHAWDEQGRLLGEADAATTVSFDRPYAGAGLPLHVGHAYDFIRWAERYGYDLAYADARDLHAGLVDPARYRGLVFPGHDEYWSPAMRRTTELAREQGTSLVFLSANTMYWQVELAPSPSGVPDRLLTCRKRKGPGRPVLWREIDRPEQQLVGIQYAGRVPEPHPLIVRNAEHWLWEATGAHEGDEIDGLVAGEADRYFPRTPLPEHENRILLAHSPYSDSNGALRHQETSLYRAPSGALVFASGTFAWSPALDRPGHVDPRIQRATANLLDRICKRD, encoded by the coding sequence ATGGCGTCGCAGCAGATTCGCCGCTGGGAGTCGGGCGCGCTGGCGCACGCGGTCACGGACCCCTTCGGTCAGGGCCCCGTCCCCTGGCTGCGCGGCAGCGAGACCTACTTCGACGACACCGGCCAGGTTGTCCCCTGGTACGTCGATCCGAGCCCCGCGCAGCCGACCGGCGAGAACCCCCGCGTCCCCGCGCCGCGTTCGGCCACCGGCGGCGGCCCGCGCGCCGCCGACGACGTCAAGCGCCAGATCAAGGGCTTCGCCTCCACCGGTGCGGTCGCCCCCGGCGAGGCCATCGACTTCCACATCACCGTCGACCCGCCCCAGGAATTCGGCGTCGACGTCTACCGCATCGGCCACTACGGCGGCGACGGCGCAGCCAAGATCACCACCAGCCCCCGCCTGTCCGGCATCGTCCAGCCACCCCCGCTCACCGCCGACCGAACCGTCTCCTGTCACCACTGGTGGCTGTCCTGGCGGCTGCAGATCCCCTCCTACTGGAGCATCGGCGCCTACGTCGCCGTCCTCACCACCGCCGACGGCTACCGCTCCCACGTTCCGTTCACCGTCCGCGACAACCACCCCGCGGACCTGCTGCTCCTCCTGCCCGACATCACCTGGCAGGCCTACAACCTCTACCCGGAGGACGGCCGCACCGGCGCCAGCCTCTACCACGCCTGGGACGAGCAGGGCCGCCTGCTGGGCGAGGCCGACGCCGCGACCACCGTCTCCTTCGACCGCCCGTACGCCGGCGCGGGCCTCCCCCTCCACGTCGGCCACGCCTACGACTTCATCCGCTGGGCCGAGCGCTATGGCTACGACCTCGCCTATGCCGACGCCCGCGACCTGCACGCCGGCCTGGTCGACCCCGCGCGCTACCGGGGCCTGGTCTTCCCCGGCCACGACGAGTACTGGTCGCCGGCCATGCGCCGCACCACGGAACTCGCCCGCGAGCAGGGCACCTCCCTGGTCTTCCTCTCCGCCAACACCATGTACTGGCAAGTGGAGTTGGCGCCGTCCCCGTCCGGCGTCCCCGACCGCCTGCTCACCTGCCGGAAACGGAAAGGACCGGGCAGGCCGGTCCTCTGGCGCGAGATCGACCGCCCCGAGCAGCAACTCGTCGGCATCCAGTACGCGGGCCGCGTCCCCGAGCCGCACCCCCTGATCGTCCGCAACGCCGAGCACTGGCTGTGGGAGGCGACCGGCGCGCACGAGGGCGACGAGATCGACGGCCTGGTCGCGGGCGAGGCCGACCGCTACTTCCCGCGCACCCCGCTCCCCGAGCACGAGAACCGCATCCTGCTCGCCCACTCCCCGTACAGCGACAGCAACGGCGCCTTACGCCACCAGGAGACCTCCCTCTACCGAGCCCCCTCGGGCGCCCTGGTCTTCGCGTCCGGAACGTTCGCCTGGTCCCCGGCTCTCGACCGCCCCGGCCACGTGGACCCCCGTATCCAGCGGGCCACGGCCAACCTCCTGGACCGCATCTGCAAACGTGACTGA
- a CDS encoding ABC transporter permease, producing MAALARAELTLLGRSKATLVSALFVPLVVPISVRSAFPEGELEEVGLTVGLVMLNAAIGFSLLFAVYSALVGVFTSRREELVLKRLRTGELRDSEILAGAATPASVIGLVQCLLLAVGCSALLNVPAPKAVYLAVLGVLLGVVMCVALAAVTAGYSRTVESAQVTTLPLLFISMLGSGIAIPLEMLPDRLASVLELLPLSPVMKLVQGGWSGELSASEALGSMTLALAWTLVAVFAVRRWFRWEPRH from the coding sequence ATGGCCGCCCTCGCCCGCGCCGAGCTGACGCTGCTCGGGCGCAGCAAGGCCACGCTCGTCTCGGCGCTGTTCGTACCGCTGGTGGTGCCGATCAGTGTGCGGTCGGCGTTTCCGGAGGGGGAACTCGAGGAGGTCGGGCTCACCGTCGGGCTGGTGATGCTGAACGCCGCGATCGGTTTCTCGCTGCTGTTCGCCGTGTACTCGGCGCTGGTCGGCGTCTTCACCTCGCGGCGTGAGGAACTCGTCCTCAAGCGGCTGCGCACAGGGGAGCTGCGGGACTCGGAGATCCTGGCGGGTGCCGCGACGCCGGCCTCGGTGATCGGGCTGGTGCAGTGCCTGCTGCTTGCGGTCGGCTGCTCGGCTCTGCTCAATGTCCCGGCGCCCAAGGCCGTGTATCTCGCCGTTCTGGGAGTGCTGTTGGGAGTGGTGATGTGTGTGGCGCTGGCGGCCGTCACCGCCGGCTACTCGCGGACCGTGGAGAGCGCGCAGGTCACCACGCTGCCCCTGCTGTTCATCTCGATGCTCGGCTCCGGCATCGCCATCCCGCTGGAAATGCTGCCCGACCGGCTGGCCTCCGTCCTGGAGCTGCTGCCGCTGTCGCCGGTGATGAAGCTGGTGCAGGGCGGCTGGAGCGGGGAGCTCTCGGCCAGCGAGGCGCTCGGCTCCATGACGCTCGCGCTGGCCTGGACCCTGGTTGCCGTGTTTGCTGTACGGCGGTGGTTCCGGTGGGAGCCGCGGCACTGA
- the purD gene encoding phosphoribosylamine--glycine ligase: MKVLVIGNGAREHALCRSLSLDPDVTALHCAPGNAGIAEVAELHQVDALDGTAVSALATELGVGLVVVGPEAPLVAGVADAVREAGIPVFGPSKEAARLEGSKAFAKEVMAGAGVPTARSYVCTTPAEVDEALDAFGAPYVVKDDGLAAGKGVVVTGDIEVAAAHANACERVVIEEYLDGPEVSLFAVTDGETVVPLQPAQDFKRALDGDEGPNTGGMGAYSPLPWADPKLVDEVMQTVLQPTVDEMRRRGTPFSGLLYAGLAITGRGVRVIEFNARFGDPETQVVLARLKTPLAGVLLAAANGTLDVLEPLRWSDDAAVTVVVASHNYPATPRTGDPITGLDEVAAQDAPHAYVLHAGTKRAGDAIVSAGGRVLSVTATGKNLTEARDRAYRAVSRIHLDGSQHRTDIAAKAAGA, translated from the coding sequence GTGAAGGTCCTTGTCATCGGAAACGGCGCCCGCGAACACGCCCTGTGCCGTTCCCTGTCCCTCGATCCCGACGTCACCGCGCTGCACTGCGCTCCCGGCAACGCCGGCATCGCCGAGGTCGCCGAGCTGCACCAGGTGGACGCCCTGGACGGCACGGCCGTATCCGCGCTGGCTACCGAGCTCGGCGTCGGCCTGGTCGTCGTAGGCCCGGAGGCGCCGCTCGTCGCGGGGGTCGCCGATGCTGTGCGCGAGGCGGGGATTCCGGTCTTCGGCCCGTCCAAGGAGGCCGCGCGGCTGGAGGGTTCCAAGGCCTTCGCGAAGGAGGTCATGGCGGGGGCCGGCGTCCCTACGGCCAGGTCGTACGTGTGCACCACGCCCGCGGAGGTCGACGAGGCCCTCGACGCCTTCGGCGCACCATATGTCGTGAAGGACGACGGGCTCGCGGCCGGCAAGGGCGTCGTCGTCACCGGCGACATCGAGGTGGCCGCGGCGCACGCCAACGCCTGTGAGCGCGTCGTCATCGAGGAGTACCTGGACGGCCCCGAGGTCTCCCTCTTCGCGGTCACCGACGGCGAGACGGTCGTCCCGCTCCAGCCCGCCCAGGACTTCAAGCGTGCCCTGGACGGCGACGAGGGCCCGAACACCGGCGGCATGGGCGCGTACTCCCCGCTGCCCTGGGCCGACCCGAAGCTGGTCGACGAGGTCATGCAGACCGTGCTCCAGCCCACCGTCGACGAGATGCGCCGGCGCGGCACCCCCTTCTCCGGCCTGCTGTACGCCGGTCTCGCGATCACCGGCCGGGGGGTACGGGTCATCGAGTTCAACGCCCGCTTCGGCGACCCCGAGACCCAGGTCGTCCTCGCCCGCCTCAAGACCCCGCTGGCCGGTGTCCTGCTCGCCGCGGCGAACGGCACCCTCGACGTCCTCGAGCCCCTGCGCTGGAGCGACGACGCCGCGGTCACCGTGGTCGTCGCCTCGCACAACTACCCCGCGACCCCGCGCACCGGCGACCCGATCACCGGCCTCGACGAGGTGGCCGCGCAGGACGCCCCGCACGCGTACGTCCTGCACGCCGGGACGAAGCGCGCCGGCGACGCGATCGTCAGCGCGGGTGGCCGCGTCCTCTCCGTCACGGCCACCGGCAAGAACCTCACCGAGGCCCGCGACCGCGCCTACCGGGCCGTCTCCCGCATCCACCTCGACGGCTCCCAGCACCGCACGGACATCGCGGCGAAGGCGGCGGGCGCGTAA